From Mucilaginibacter gotjawali:
GTAGTAAAGTCAGCGCGCAAAAGCGAAGTAAGTACTGTGGATGTTTTGGGTATTAGGGTAGCCATTTATTAATTATTAAATTATTGATCTATTTTTTGTGAGTAGTGAGATGTCAGGAGTGAGTTTTTTACCCTCGCTCACCATTCACTAATCACCATTCACTACTCACTACTCACTATTCACCACTCACCACTCACTACTTCCCACTCACTGACGCACTGCTTTCCCGGTAAGTGCTATAAAAACGTCTTCTAAGGTAATTTTGCCCCTGCGGGACACGCTGATTACCTCCGGGTCATCGCGGTGTTTATCAATGATCTCTTGCGGCGTATCAATGGCGATGATCTTACCATGATCAATGATCGCTATCCTGTCGCAAACAGACTCCGCTTCCTCCATCGAATGCGTAGTGAGCAATACAGCATGCCCTTTTTCGCGGATCGCTTCAATGCGTTCCCAAAGCTGCCGGCGCGATTGCGGATCGAGGCCGGTTGTGGGTTCGTCAAGCAATACCAGTTTGGGATTGTGGATGGTTGATATCACCAGCGAAACCCTTTGCTGCTGCCCGCCTGAAAGCTGGCCGAATTTTTTAAACGCCTGGTCTTCCAGGTTGATGTCCCTTAACAGGGCCAGGATATCATCTTTGCTTAGCGATAAGCCATAAACGCCGGCGTAAAGCTGCAATACCTCTATCACAAACAACTCCGGCTGGAAACTGGTTGACTGCAATTGAACCCCGAGGGAGGCCCTGGCATGTAATGGTTTTTCGATGGAGTTGTACCCATCAACAGTTACCGCGCCCGAATCTGGTTTCAGGAGGCCCTCAATCGCGCTAAGGGTGCTGGTTTTTCCCGCGCCATTTGGTCCAAGCAGTCCAAAGATCTCGCCCTTACGCACATCGAAGGAAATATTTTGTACTGCCTGAAAATTGCCATAACTAACACTTAACCCGTCTACCGTTAATATATTTGCTTCCTGCTGGTTCATTCAGTATTTTGATTTAAGATGACCGGTAACAAGTGGTGTTACACGTTTCGGCCCAAATTTCTAAATAAAAATCACAATAAACCCTAGTTTGTTGTATTTCCCCAAAAAGGCAAATTGATATTGCAATAGCGTTCAGGCTATTTAATTCTTTCGCGGATCAGATTGGCTTTATCACCGATAGCTTTATCAGTTTACTGAGCACATGGCAATGATTCCCTGAAGAAAAA
This genomic window contains:
- a CDS encoding ABC transporter ATP-binding protein; protein product: MNQQEANILTVDGLSVSYGNFQAVQNISFDVRKGEIFGLLGPNGAGKTSTLSAIEGLLKPDSGAVTVDGYNSIEKPLHARASLGVQLQSTSFQPELFVIEVLQLYAGVYGLSLSKDDILALLRDINLEDQAFKKFGQLSGGQQQRVSLVISTIHNPKLVLLDEPTTGLDPQSRRQLWERIEAIREKGHAVLLTTHSMEEAESVCDRIAIIDHGKIIAIDTPQEIIDKHRDDPEVISVSRRGKITLEDVFIALTGKAVRQ